A DNA window from Agrobacterium vaccinii contains the following coding sequences:
- a CDS encoding carbohydrate ABC transporter permease has protein sequence MKKPSTLRRILTTDLPVLLIVLFAMAPFAWMVLTSLTPTAVLSATGVSISPSGWSFDNYVRLIEQTSFLKNMLDSLIIAVGTVVVGLLVAVTAAYALSRFRFPGRKIFMLQFLLINMFPIVLLILPLFVLFRKLNILDTHFALILANATAAIPFAVWMLTSYVGAIPKSLDEAAMTDGCTRLTALRRVVLPLMIPGIISTGIYIFITAWNEYLYALTLGGRNVRPVTVAIQTLIGEYQIEWGLLAAGAVVGALPATLLFLLVQRRLIGGLTQGAVKG, from the coding sequence ATGAAGAAGCCCAGCACCCTGCGCCGCATTCTGACGACGGATTTACCCGTTCTCCTGATCGTCCTCTTCGCCATGGCGCCCTTCGCCTGGATGGTTTTGACATCCCTGACGCCAACAGCCGTGCTCAGCGCCACCGGCGTTTCGATTTCGCCATCCGGCTGGAGCTTCGATAATTATGTGCGTCTGATCGAGCAGACGTCATTTCTCAAAAACATGCTGGACAGCCTGATCATCGCCGTGGGTACCGTCGTTGTCGGCCTTCTGGTTGCGGTCACCGCAGCCTATGCGCTCTCGCGGTTCCGGTTCCCCGGACGCAAGATATTCATGTTACAGTTTCTGTTGATCAACATGTTTCCAATTGTGCTTCTGATCCTGCCGCTCTTCGTGCTGTTTCGAAAGCTCAACATCCTCGACACGCATTTCGCGCTGATCCTTGCCAATGCGACGGCAGCCATACCCTTTGCTGTCTGGATGCTGACGAGCTATGTCGGCGCAATTCCCAAAAGTCTCGATGAAGCCGCCATGACGGACGGCTGCACACGGTTGACGGCGCTGCGTCGTGTCGTATTGCCGCTCATGATCCCCGGCATCATCTCCACCGGCATCTACATCTTCATCACCGCCTGGAACGAATATCTCTACGCACTGACGCTCGGCGGACGGAACGTCCGTCCTGTCACCGTGGCGATCCAGACGTTGATCGGTGAATACCAGATCGAATGGGGTCTGCTGGCCGCAGGCGCCGTGGTGGGAGCTCTTCCCGCCACACTACTCTTCCTTCTAGTGCAACGCCGTTTGATCGGCGGACTGACCCAGGGCGCCGTTAAAGGCTGA
- a CDS encoding carbohydrate ABC transporter permease, with product MSPIVSTHQQQKVKPFWQSQQFMPYWLLAPAVVVTAVIVFLPMIQAVFTSFYDLVLFKPNASRFVGFGNYVKLFNDPVFWSAVWNTVIWIGLTVPLQMGLGLLTAILLNREFPWRGLARALVIIPWALPSVVIALMWRWIYDPNTGVLNDILLYLHVVQTAVPWLADPGVALYAIIATLTWQGFPFFAVMILAGLQGIPKSQYEAASIDGASAWRQFVHITLPGIGPVLATAGLLRVIWVANSMDVIFVMTGGGPGYATHTLPLYAFIKARQNLDFGYGTTIAVTFTIFLGAFVAFYLARTMREVER from the coding sequence ATGTCGCCGATCGTCTCCACGCACCAGCAACAGAAGGTAAAGCCGTTCTGGCAAAGCCAGCAGTTCATGCCCTACTGGCTGCTGGCGCCGGCTGTTGTCGTCACAGCGGTGATCGTCTTTCTGCCGATGATCCAGGCCGTTTTCACAAGCTTTTATGATCTTGTGCTGTTCAAGCCAAATGCCAGTCGCTTTGTCGGGTTCGGCAATTACGTCAAACTGTTCAATGACCCGGTCTTCTGGAGTGCAGTGTGGAACACCGTGATCTGGATCGGCCTGACTGTGCCGCTGCAAATGGGCCTTGGGCTACTCACGGCAATTCTGCTGAACCGCGAGTTTCCATGGCGTGGACTTGCGCGCGCGCTTGTCATCATTCCCTGGGCACTGCCAAGCGTGGTCATCGCACTGATGTGGCGCTGGATTTACGATCCCAACACCGGGGTTCTCAACGACATCCTGCTCTATCTGCATGTGGTCCAGACGGCTGTCCCATGGCTTGCCGATCCCGGCGTCGCCCTTTACGCCATCATCGCTACCCTCACTTGGCAAGGCTTTCCCTTCTTCGCAGTCATGATATTGGCGGGGCTTCAGGGTATTCCGAAGAGCCAGTATGAGGCGGCCTCAATCGACGGTGCATCCGCCTGGCGGCAATTTGTCCACATCACGCTACCGGGGATAGGCCCCGTTTTGGCCACCGCTGGCCTCTTGCGGGTCATCTGGGTCGCAAATTCGATGGACGTGATCTTCGTCATGACCGGCGGCGGTCCAGGCTATGCCACCCATACGCTGCCGCTCTACGCCTTCATCAAGGCACGTCAAAATCTCGATTTCGGCTACGGCACCACCATCGCGGTCACCTTCACCATTTTCCTCGGTGCCTTCGTCGCCTTTTATCTTGCCAGAACCATGCGTGAGGTCGAACGATGA
- a CDS encoding ABC transporter substrate-binding protein — translation MKLLKKLAISVAMAATVAFSPANAADTVRFWYHFDNPANPMSDLVAKFEKANPDIKIEAENVPWNSYYDNLYTALVGGSAPDAAMVKLFAQPRLSEMGALEPLDDRINAWPGKADLLDNLLELNKGADGKQYYLPIQYVVLYLYYRTDLFEAAGLKPPATCEDFREAAIKLTKAPNTYGFGLRGGKGGWDQWGAFVFSQGAELKPGGLTTPQAVAANQWLIDLFQKDKVIPPSAPNDGFQEIIAAFKTGKTAMTIHHIGSSKDLVAALGDKVSAVPVPKCGGKQWTSYGDESLAVFSSSSVKDAAWKWISFLAEGENNVAFNTATGQMTVTKSGSADWKLHERRFVDATVQSLPFAHVLPQSSGTSEFVNTAWQTAMQQALTGQTTSQQMMEQLNTLFAQ, via the coding sequence ATGAAACTTCTGAAAAAACTAGCAATTAGTGTAGCGATGGCCGCGACCGTGGCATTCAGCCCAGCTAACGCCGCTGACACTGTTCGCTTCTGGTACCATTTCGACAATCCGGCAAATCCGATGTCGGATCTTGTCGCCAAGTTTGAAAAAGCCAACCCGGACATCAAGATCGAAGCGGAAAACGTTCCGTGGAACAGTTACTACGACAATCTCTACACGGCTCTCGTGGGCGGCAGCGCGCCGGACGCAGCGATGGTCAAACTCTTCGCCCAACCGCGTCTGTCCGAGATGGGCGCTCTGGAGCCGCTTGATGATCGGATCAATGCCTGGCCGGGGAAGGCAGACCTTCTCGACAACCTGCTTGAATTGAACAAGGGCGCAGATGGCAAACAATATTATCTGCCCATCCAGTATGTCGTTCTTTACCTCTATTACCGCACCGATCTGTTCGAAGCAGCGGGCTTGAAGCCACCGGCAACCTGTGAGGATTTCCGCGAGGCCGCAATCAAGCTGACAAAGGCGCCCAACACCTATGGTTTTGGCCTGCGTGGCGGCAAGGGCGGCTGGGACCAGTGGGGCGCTTTCGTGTTCTCACAGGGTGCGGAGCTGAAACCCGGCGGACTGACGACACCACAGGCGGTCGCCGCCAACCAATGGCTGATCGACCTCTTCCAGAAAGACAAGGTCATTCCACCATCTGCGCCTAATGACGGTTTCCAGGAAATCATCGCGGCCTTCAAAACCGGCAAGACGGCCATGACCATTCATCACATCGGCTCGTCCAAAGACCTCGTCGCCGCACTCGGAGACAAGGTTTCTGCCGTTCCTGTACCGAAATGTGGTGGCAAACAGTGGACGTCCTATGGCGATGAATCACTAGCCGTCTTCTCCTCGTCCTCGGTCAAGGATGCGGCGTGGAAATGGATTTCCTTCCTCGCGGAAGGCGAAAACAACGTCGCGTTCAACACTGCGACCGGCCAGATGACCGTGACGAAAAGCGGTTCTGCCGACTGGAAACTCCATGAACGCCGCTTCGTGGACGCCACCGTGCAGTCCCTTCCCTTCGCGCATGTCCTTCCCCAGAGTTCCGGCACGTCGGAATTTGTGAATACGGCGTGGCAGACGGCAATGCAGCAGGCACTCACCGGCCAGACAACCTCGCAGCAGATGATGGAACAGCTCAACACACTGTTTGCGCAATAA
- a CDS encoding alpha/beta hydrolase, with protein sequence MSTHQADPGIISPQMQALMEKVMAETGPLPDATLLPPAEGRALSERLNQRWNVDLPPMASDTEVWIAADTTLGSASCRMRILTPENASNGTVLFVHGGGFAFCSPETHERCARVLANETGMAVAMPDYRLAPEHPFPAGLLDVVACLRALLAGDVNGVNTGPLLISGDSAGANLALAAMLHQQANGHALPDGGLLFYGNFAADLTGDSYVRFENGPGLTTAKMRRYWAWYAGDGAIDSDPFACPLVATDEALSHLPPLYLMAAGVDPLFSDTVALHARLTILGRTDEFEIVPGVTHGFLQNTNELEAAREALRSAGRAARRMMTN encoded by the coding sequence ATGAGCACTCACCAGGCCGATCCCGGCATCATCTCACCGCAGATGCAGGCCCTCATGGAAAAGGTGATGGCGGAAACCGGCCCTTTGCCGGATGCCACTCTTCTTCCACCTGCGGAGGGACGTGCGCTGTCTGAGCGCCTGAATCAGCGCTGGAACGTAGACCTGCCGCCGATGGCGTCGGATACCGAGGTCTGGATCGCGGCTGACACAACGCTCGGGTCAGCGTCATGCCGGATGCGCATCCTGACACCGGAAAACGCCAGCAACGGAACTGTTCTGTTCGTGCACGGCGGCGGCTTTGCCTTTTGCAGCCCTGAAACCCACGAACGATGCGCTCGGGTGCTCGCCAACGAAACGGGCATGGCTGTTGCAATGCCGGATTATCGACTCGCCCCGGAACATCCGTTTCCTGCTGGCCTGCTCGATGTCGTCGCCTGTTTGAGAGCGCTCCTTGCAGGCGACGTCAACGGAGTGAATACCGGACCCCTCTTGATTTCGGGAGATTCCGCCGGTGCCAATCTTGCCCTTGCCGCCATGTTGCACCAACAGGCGAACGGACATGCGCTGCCGGATGGCGGCCTGCTTTTCTATGGAAACTTTGCTGCCGATCTCACGGGGGACTCTTACGTCCGATTTGAAAACGGCCCGGGCCTAACGACTGCGAAGATGCGTCGCTATTGGGCCTGGTATGCTGGCGACGGCGCGATTGACAGCGACCCATTCGCCTGCCCGCTTGTGGCGACCGACGAAGCGCTTTCGCACCTGCCACCGCTTTACCTGATGGCAGCGGGGGTCGATCCGCTGTTTTCGGACACAGTGGCGCTGCACGCTCGGCTAACAATCCTGGGACGCACGGACGAGTTTGAGATCGTACCCGGCGTTACCCACGGCTTCCTGCAAAACACCAACGAACTGGAGGCAGCGCGGGAGGCGCTGCGGTCTGCTGGGAGGGCGGCAAGAAGGATGATGACGAACTGA
- a CDS encoding GntR family transcriptional regulator yields the protein MTYFSPKPVVNKPPKAATAFNALKRDIMLGNLTAGTGLTELELAAHFQCSQGTVREALLQLQEEGLVRRQGHRGTQVSECTADEAIEMFRLRTHIECSGLPRTMRSANKALILDLNVMLDEMLTAADDDDELQLAAIDRDFHRRILESASLPALDPILHRCLVHNHRFKISQSRMERDLKATALRHRSIIDAIESGDVANATTAMRHHIATIVDFGPDVFPDANQ from the coding sequence ATGACATATTTTTCGCCCAAACCTGTCGTGAACAAGCCTCCGAAAGCGGCAACGGCTTTCAACGCGCTGAAGCGCGACATCATGCTTGGGAACCTGACTGCGGGCACCGGGCTGACGGAGTTGGAGCTTGCCGCACATTTCCAATGCAGTCAGGGCACAGTGCGTGAAGCGCTTTTGCAGTTGCAAGAAGAAGGCCTCGTTCGTCGCCAGGGACATCGTGGTACGCAGGTTTCGGAATGCACGGCGGATGAAGCCATCGAGATGTTCCGCCTTCGCACGCATATCGAATGCAGCGGACTGCCGCGGACGATGCGGTCCGCCAACAAGGCGCTGATCCTGGACCTGAACGTCATGCTCGATGAGATGCTGACGGCAGCGGATGACGATGATGAACTTCAACTGGCTGCGATCGATCGGGATTTTCATCGACGAATATTGGAGAGCGCAAGTCTTCCTGCGCTGGACCCAATCCTGCATCGATGCCTCGTGCACAATCACCGCTTCAAGATTTCGCAAAGCCGGATGGAACGCGACCTGAAGGCCACGGCCTTGCGCCATCGCAGCATCATCGATGCTATCGAAAGTGGCGACGTCGCCAACGCCACTACCGCCATGCGACACCACATCGCGACCATTGTCGACTTCGGGCCCGATGTTTTCCCGGATGCCAACCAATGA
- a CDS encoding ABC transporter ATP-binding protein: MTVITLKNISKSYGELQVIHGIDIDIGSGEFLVLVGPSGCGKSTLLRMIAGLEGISGGELAIGGSTVNDLSPAERNIAMVFQDYALYPHMTVEDNMSFGLKMRGTAQDEIDRRVDNAANVLKITDFLERRPAQLSGGQRQRVAMGRAIVREPAAFLFDEPLSNLDASLRVEMRLEIAKLHNRMKATTVYVTHDQVEAMTLADRIAVMNAGRVEQIGKPLDLYRRPASLFVARFIGSPTMNTIDTTSEGDKAITVLGRQIDVVEYVGERSAAPIVFGIRPEDLSSCPPEEAWFSGEVVVAERLGSQTYAYLEIGGTRMLTVELPRDADITVGEMIHVKGETGSVHLFDKSTGRRLNNGFV; this comes from the coding sequence ATGACGGTCATAACGCTGAAGAATATCAGCAAGTCCTACGGCGAGCTCCAGGTCATCCACGGTATTGATATAGATATTGGCAGCGGTGAGTTTCTTGTCCTCGTCGGACCTTCCGGCTGCGGAAAATCGACGCTCCTGCGCATGATTGCGGGGCTTGAAGGTATTTCCGGTGGTGAGCTTGCAATCGGCGGCAGCACGGTCAACGATCTGTCACCCGCAGAACGTAACATCGCGATGGTGTTTCAGGACTACGCGCTCTATCCGCATATGACGGTTGAAGACAATATGTCGTTTGGCTTGAAGATGCGTGGAACAGCGCAGGACGAAATCGACAGGCGCGTGGATAATGCCGCCAATGTTCTCAAGATTACCGATTTTCTTGAACGTCGCCCTGCGCAATTGTCCGGCGGTCAGCGTCAGCGTGTTGCCATGGGTCGGGCAATCGTCCGCGAGCCAGCCGCGTTTCTGTTTGATGAACCGCTTTCCAATCTGGATGCGTCCTTACGTGTCGAAATGCGTTTGGAGATCGCCAAGCTCCACAATCGCATGAAAGCGACGACGGTGTACGTGACCCACGATCAGGTGGAGGCGATGACTCTGGCTGACAGGATTGCCGTTATGAACGCGGGCAGAGTGGAGCAGATTGGCAAACCCCTCGATCTCTACCGACGGCCCGCAAGCCTTTTCGTGGCACGGTTCATAGGTAGTCCGACGATGAACACCATCGACACCACGTCCGAAGGCGACAAGGCGATTACCGTTCTGGGACGCCAAATTGATGTTGTGGAATATGTCGGGGAGCGCAGCGCGGCTCCTATTGTATTCGGCATTCGCCCCGAGGACCTCAGCAGCTGTCCGCCGGAAGAGGCATGGTTCTCAGGCGAGGTCGTGGTGGCAGAACGGCTTGGCAGTCAGACATATGCCTATCTTGAGATAGGCGGCACCCGCATGCTGACGGTGGAATTACCTCGCGACGCAGATATCACTGTCGGAGAAATGATCCATGTCAAGGGAGAGACCGGCTCGGTTCATCTATTCGACAAATCGACAGGACGACGTTTAAACAATGGGTTCGTGTAG